TCTGCCATAATTATTAACCTCGTTCTTATTTTCTTAATAACAGTTTAGCAGTTATTGGGGTTAAATGGCAATGTGCAATACACATAAATGATGGAGCTATTATTTTATGAAAGGGGCGTCCGCTCTAGTCCGTTATTATTTCGCGAAACCGCCTGTGCTGCCAGAGCCACTGTCCGGGGTTTTCCCTTATCATTTTTTCGTAGGCTTCGTTCATTTTCTTTGTGAGATATAGTATCGCGTCGTCGCGCTTCATGCCGACGGGATGGGCTATTGGCTCTTCGGCGCGTATTTTGAATTTAAAGGGCGCAAGCCGCTGTGTAAAGAACGGGATCATAGGCGCTCCGGTGAGCACAGAAAAGGCCGCGGGGCCGCATACCGTGGAGGTTGGCTCTCCAAAGAACGGGATCATTTCGCCCTCTCCGCCGCCGTGCTGGTCTCCTAAAGCGCCGAATATGTTATTGCGCCGCAAAAGCGAGACTACGCGCATCATGTTTTCTTCTTTTGAGATGGTGCGCAGGCCGGAGCTTCCGCGCAGCGTCTCGATAAGCTCCTTCATGAACGGGCTGTCGGAATGACGCACGATGCCGTAAAAAGGGTAATGACGGGCGAGCCAGGCCGCGGAAAATTCCCAGCTCCCAAGGTGGGCCGAAAAAACGACTGCGCCCCGGCCCGCCGCAAGCGCTTCGTCGATGCGCTCCATGTGCTCGCATTCGACGGCCATGCGGTCGATGAGCGATGGGTCTTTCTGCCACGCGAGCATCTCGACGCCGGTCCATATCATGCTCTCGCATGAGGACGAAAATATCGCCGCGCGCTCCTGTCTGCTTTTTTCTGGAAAGCAGAGCGCGATGTTCCGAAGCGCGATGTCTTTTCTGACGCCGGAGAGCCTGAGAATGGGTATGATGAGCCCGGCCAGAGCGTTTGCGCTCCAGCCCGGCTTTATTTTGTGTGCGAATGCGAGAAAGGCCTTTACTTTTTTATCCATGATCTGTGAATAACAAAAAGCGGCCCGTGACTGGGCCGCCTTTTGTTTTATTTCACTTTCAGCAGACGGAAGTCCTTCTTGCCTACGTTGAGCTGAAGATAACGGCCCGAAAGAAGGTCCGCCTCCGTCACCACACGTCCGGCGTCCGTCAGTTTTTCGCCGTTGAGGTAGGCGCCGCCCTCTTTTATCTTTTTCTTCGCGTTGCCCTTTGAGTCGCAGGCTCCGCAGAGGACGAGCAAGTCTGTGACGCCGTTCGTCTCCGCTATGTCCGCTTCGGCGCAGGGTATCTCTTCGGAGAGGGTGTCCAGCACCTCGGCCGCCGCCTCTTTGATGTTCATCTCGCCAAAGAGCACGGCGCTTGCCTCGCGCACGCGCTCGGCCGCCGCCTCTCCATGGACGCGGCAGGTCATCTCCCAGGCAAGCTCCTGCTGGGCGCGGCGCAGATGGGGAGCCTTTTCGTGTTCTTCAAGCAGAGCTTTTATTTCGTCAAGCTCCCTGAAGGTAAACAGCTTGTAAAGTTTTTCGAGATCTTTGTCATCGACGTTTATCCAGAACTGGTAGAACTTGTAGACGCTTGTGCGCTTTGAGGAGAGGTAGACCGCTCCGCTCTCGGACTTGCCGAACTTCTGACCCTGCGAGTTGAGCAGCAGCGGGAAGGTCATGCCGTAGCACTGGCCGCCGGATTTTTTGCGCGTAAGATCCATGCCGGCTATGATGTTCACCTGCTGGTCGTTGCCGCCCATTTGCAGCGTGCAGCCGTATTCGTTGTAGAGGTGGTTGAAGTCGAAGGCCTGAAGCAGTATGTATGAAAGTTCCGTGTATGTTATTGATTTGTCCGGGTCAAGCACGCGGCTTCTCACATATTCGCGGTTGACGAGGAAGCTGACAGGGAAGAATTTTCCTGTGTCGCGCAGGAACTCTATGAATCTTTCGTTTTTGAGCCAGTCGTTGTTGTTGACCAGCATCGCGCTGTTTTCGCCGCTGTCAAAGTTCAGGAAGTGGCGCAGCTGGCCCGCTATGCAGGAGACGTTGTGCGCGATAAGATCCTCCGAGAGCAGGTTCCTCTCCGA
Above is a window of Cloacibacillus sp. DNA encoding:
- a CDS encoding lysophospholipid acyltransferase family protein, with translation MDKKVKAFLAFAHKIKPGWSANALAGLIIPILRLSGVRKDIALRNIALCFPEKSRQERAAIFSSSCESMIWTGVEMLAWQKDPSLIDRMAVECEHMERIDEALAAGRGAVVFSAHLGSWEFSAAWLARHYPFYGIVRHSDSPFMKELIETLRGSSGLRTISKEENMMRVVSLLRRNNIFGALGDQHGGGEGEMIPFFGEPTSTVCGPAAFSVLTGAPMIPFFTQRLAPFKFKIRAEEPIAHPVGMKRDDAILYLTKKMNEAYEKMIRENPGQWLWQHRRFREIITD
- the tyrS gene encoding tyrosine--tRNA ligase, with the protein product MYTNALQVLRERGFVEWSSHDEELQQHFKNNMVTGYIGFDPSADSLHVGNLVAIMGLAWLQRLGHRPIAIAGGGTGRIGDPSGKNSERNLLSEDLIAHNVSCIAGQLRHFLNFDSGENSAMLVNNNDWLKNERFIEFLRDTGKFFPVSFLVNREYVRSRVLDPDKSITYTELSYILLQAFDFNHLYNEYGCTLQMGGNDQQVNIIAGMDLTRKKSGGQCYGMTFPLLLNSQGQKFGKSESGAVYLSSKRTSVYKFYQFWINVDDKDLEKLYKLFTFRELDEIKALLEEHEKAPHLRRAQQELAWEMTCRVHGEAAAERVREASAVLFGEMNIKEAAAEVLDTLSEEIPCAEADIAETNGVTDLLVLCGACDSKGNAKKKIKEGGAYLNGEKLTDAGRVVTEADLLSGRYLQLNVGKKDFRLLKVK